A region from the Bactrocera dorsalis isolate Fly_Bdor chromosome 1, ASM2337382v1, whole genome shotgun sequence genome encodes:
- the LOC125780337 gene encoding uncharacterized protein LOC125780337 isoform X2, whose translation MNPFDETIDKNNLFNISTGKAASEDVGDFLLNVKATGEQQKLNFITECSTIPGRFDKAIKRNKILNFTSECTSRVVMNKDQNKRVLLKMERDIFGRLLAISVNKRINLEHCLTFPLAPLPPALFSCAGEMFKTAKSTLAKALKSGTEVVEPTNISVEIIDGFYFLHLIGSSMPQTFEKVAESILIQLCSTTATEIHLVFDRYISPSIKDSERHSRKEFDTPYKISGPQQTRPKDFLRSLKNYCFKTALVHFLAEYWENQNFVTIVGNKKIFLTVDHQCFSYEVQQNSIKKSEEVDYLCHHEEADTRMIFHAYKAPPESKILIKASDTDVLVILLGNIHKIQHSEIWLANSATKNKNNQHLECINCTELALKLGSKLCRSLPAFHAFTGCDYTAAFYNKGKVKPYKLFSKNEKYQTVFSSLTDEADLFINEKMDTVQEFTVNMYGIKNCNRVNEARYRIFVKSYSSKEDSEKFFKKIKSFDSNTIPPCWISLQQKILRTIFVNSMWLHATDPECVKLQPETCGWFVDDYLKPTGFIGDQTPLTVQDIAEMTEKENSDDECSELEDASFSSHESDFE comes from the coding sequence ATGAATCCATTTGATGAAAcaatagataaaaataatttattcaacATTTCCACGGGTAAAGCAGCATCTGAAGACGTTGGTGATTTTTTGTTGAACGTTAAGGCAACTGGTGAACAACAGAAACTAAATTTTATCACTGAATGTTCTACAATTCCCGGAAGATTTGATAAAGCTATCAAGCGGAACAAAATCTTGAATTTCACTTCGGAGTGCACAAGTAGAGTAGTGATGAATAAAGATCAAAACAAGAGGGTGTTATTAAAAATGGAACGAGATATATTTGGACGACTGTTGGCAATTAGTGTAAACAAAAGAATTAATTTGGAACACTGCTTAACTTTTCCACTAGCACCACTGCCACCTGCTCTTTTCTCATGTGCTGGTGAAATGTTTAAAACTGCTAAATCAACCTTAGCGAAAGCTTTAAAATCGGGAACAGAAGTGGTCGAACCGACAAATATCAGCGTTGAAATAATCGAcggtttttactttttgcattTAATCGGATCTTCTATGCCacaaacttttgaaaaagttgCGGAGTCAATACTCATTCAACTTTGTTCAACAACTGCTACAGAAATACATTTAGTTTTTGACCGTTATATATCACCGTCGATCAAAGATTCTGAACGCCACAGTCGCAAAGAATTCGACACTCCATATAAAATTTCTGGACCTCAACAAACCAGGCCCAAAGATTTTTTGCGCAGCCTCAAAAACTACTGTTTCAAAACAGCCTTGGTACACTTTTTGGCTGAGTATTGggaaaaccaaaattttgtaACGATCGTcggaaataaaaagatttttttgacTGTTGACCACCAGTGTTTCTCTTACGAAGTCCAgcaaaattccataaaaaaaagtgaagaagtTGATTACTTATGTCATCATGAAGAAGCGGATACGAGGATGATTTTTCATGCATATAAAGCGCCACCAgaatcgaaaattttaattaaggcCTCTGATACCGATGTTCTGGTTATTTTGCTGggaaatattcacaaaattcaGCATTCTGAAATTTGGCTAGCCAATTCAgcgacaaaaaataaaaataatcaacatTTGGAGTGCATTAATTGCACTGAATTAGCGTTGAAGTTGGGATCCAAGTTATGCCGGAGTCTTCCAGCTTTCCATGCATTTACAGGATGTGATTATACGGCTGCATTCTACAACAAAGGAAAAGTTAaaccatataaattattttccaaaaacgaAAAGTATCAGACAGTTTTTTCATCATTGACAGATGAAGCTGATCTttttattaacgaaaaaatgGACACAGTTCAAGAGTTCACAGTtaatatgtatggtataaaaaACTGCAATAGGGTAAATGAAGCGAGATATcgaatttttgtgaaaagtTATTCTTCAAAAGAAGACAgcgaaaaattctttaaaaaaattaaaagttttgacTCAAATACTATACCACCGTGCTGGAtatcactacaacaaaaaattttaagaacaaTTTTTGTCAATTCTATGTGGCTGCATGCAACGGATCCTGAATGTGTTAAATTACAGCCTGAAACCTGCGGTTGGTTTGTTGATGATTATCTAAAACCAACAGGATTCATTGGGGACCAAACGCCTTTAACAGTACAAGATATTGCTGAAatgacagaaaaagaaaatagtgaCGACGAATGTTCAGAACTTGAAGATGCCAGTTTTTCTTCCCATGAATCAGATTTTGaataa